GCGATTGCGAAGAAATGCCTGGACTCACTTTGTAGCCATGTATTCAAAGCAATCAATTTCATTAGGGTTGTTAATTTGAAATACTTCTCATGGAATCATTGTGGAACAGCCTCATCAATGTTCAGGTTTTACTCTGCTTCTTTGAGTTATCATCATTCCGCATTAGTGACTTAATATATGTGTGCTTAcattattttctttttgatttagatTATTTTGTAGATATTTAATGACATAAACAAGTTTACCAAATTTATAAAAGAGGAAATCGTCAGTACCCCAAATGGTTGTTATTTAGGGACTGATTAGAGTAACATTTCATTATTTGTTGGATTCTGACCTATCAATTCAGTTAATTATTTCATCCCGTTGGTATAAAATCCTCTATATTGCATGCAAATGTTTGATGAGAAATTTGAATGAAAAATTGTTTAAACTGATTAAGTATCCTTTCTCCTGGAACTGCTTCAAGTATGATTGCTTACTATACTTTCTCTTTTGATTTGAACACATACATGAGATTTTAGTTGTTTAACTCGCTTCCATTTTGAATTGGAACACTATATCACGATGGGCACATCTGTGTGTAATTATCTCTCTTGGATAGAAGACTTGCTCCAAATCAAATCTTTgttctatattttttatttaggtCACAGTTGCCGCAATAACAAATCGAAGATGCAAGAATCGATGAAACCGACAAGTTTGGGGTTAAGAAAACAGCCCCTGCATATGTACGACATATCCATGATGACTGAAGAGAAAATCACAAAGCTCAGATCAAGGTGAACTGGATCCAAGAATGGATTTACTTTAGTATCTAATCTTCATTTATGAATTCTTACTAAATGCAACCTTGATCAACTCATGTTCAGTTTTCCGCTAAAATCTCTCTTCAAAACTCCGCTGGATATATTGAGATAAATTATTGCTCGAGTAAACTAGAGTTGGCGCCTAACATTGTTTCTGGCCTCCATCCCATGCTTTAGTTAGAAACTCTCAACCATTACTAAATCCTCTTGCTCATTCAAATTATGAGTACTACGTTGTTTTGGCTTTCCTTTTAACTTATAGGAAGACTGCAAAAGCTCAGGGCTTGCTTATATTTATTGGTCCGCCTCGGAAGAAATTGATAAGGGCTACCAATAATTCTCAAGGTACTAGGTGTTTCGGTATGTTTATGTTATTAGGCCTACTTTGTATGTATTGAACTTCATGTTTATGTAGGTAGCATCATATTTGATAAGACATTGATATAGATACAGGAAGTGCAATTGATATATTATTTTACCGCACATTCAAAGCAATGGGATATAAAGATGCAGAAATGACACCTACACcctataatgttcatggattCAATAAAGCAGTTACAAAGCCAAAGGGAGAAATCGTGACGCGAATATTACTGGGAGAGGttgaaacaaagataacactGTGTGTGATTAACATTGAGTCACCATACACCATGTTGTTGGGAAGACCATGGGTACATGGATTAAAGGCATTAGCGTCAAGGTTACATCAATGTATCAGGTTTCCAATTCCAAGCggtataggtgaaatcagaggagacatTAAGGCGGCGAATACTTGTAATCAAATAGATGTGCGAAATTATGAAGGGCGAGCAAAGAAACGAAATGATAGATGgagaaaaacaaaagaacaaaggaaAGAAGAGGAGTTTcgaatatacatgataagagcgaaagaaggaaaaggaataccaggCGAAGAACCAGCAGAGGAAGGAAGACGAATTAAAGAAATTAAGGAACCAACACATATGAGGGAACCAAAAGCGAATTTTACTgcagcagaaccaacaaaagaaataaatatagtaACTGAAGAAGAACCAAAATTATTGAAttggaactaaaatggataaagaagaagaggaaaaaataaTAAGCATTCTGCGAGAATATAATGATATTTTTGCATGGAGTATGAAagaaatgccaggaatagatccatctgtCGCATGTCATAAATTAGACATTAAGAAGAATGTAAAGGAATTATTATGGAAGGAATTAAGATTTGCATGGTGGTGGTACCTAAAAAGAACAAAGGAattaggatttgcatagattttacAGATCTAAACAAAGCGGGCCCCAAAGACAGCTTCCCTTTACCCGACatacctcaaatggtggaatcggcATCAGGGAATGATAGAGTCACAATGTTAGATGAGTACAAAGtctataatcaaattcctttggcaaaagaagatcaagaacacaccgctttcttcgcaccaagaggtttatattgttacacgaaaatgtcgtttggattgaagaatgccgGTGCGACTTATCAAAGAATGGTGCAGAAAGTGTtcgaaaaatggatacataaaacattggaagtctatgtagatgatatgatAATTAAAAGCAAAGAGGCGAAAGATCATGTTAATGATTTGCGAGCAATATTTGAACAGATGCGAACATTCGATATTAaagtaaacccagaaaaatgTATAATTGGTGTATcatcaggaaaattcttaggctatattatatccaaggagggaatacaagttgatccagaaaaggtatAAGCAATTAGAGATATGCCACCACCTGCGACAGtcataaaatattatttggtaaacttatccattatgcaaaaggcGAAGTAGGGAGAAGAACTGTTATTGTACCTAGCATCAACATCTCATGCATTAATTGCAGTACTGTTACGatcagatgaaggtgtagaaaaacCGATATATTACATAAGAACTCCGCAGAGAAAAATTTATTCAAAAATCGAAAAGATGATTCTCGCACTGGTATATGCATCATTCAAGCTTCGCATTTGTTTTCAAGCTCACAAAATTAaaatattaacaaaagtaccaattcaAAACGCAATGAAGAATTCAAAGAGGTCAGGAAGAATAGAGAGGTGGAATGCACAATTAGGAAACTATGAGATTggttatgaaattttatcttcaccaaagtctcaagttatcgcagagtttcttgcagaatttccaatagaaaaagatgaatatgtagaagaaatgatggaggtgGATGAAGAACATGGAAATTCTAAAGATTTATTGACTAAGAGAAATCCAAACAGATGGGAGATTTTGGTGGATGGATCCTCCAATGGATAAAGAAATGGGattggtattgtattcatttcaccaacGAGAGCGAGAATGGCTAACTCATTCAGATTGGACTTCGtatccacaaataatgaaactgaatatgaagcagtcATTCACGCACTAAGATTAGCAATTGAAATGAAGATTGAGGATGCGTGAATGACTAGTGATTCTCAGCTGGTAATTCGTCAGATAGAAGGAAGATATAGTACTAATGAACCATTTTTGCAAAAATATAGGAGattggttatggatttagcaatgcaaattccaaaaataagttggagacaTATAGGgagaaaatataatagacttGCATATGCATTGGCGTTCATACCATCAATGTTAGTAGATCTGGTCGCAAGggatataaaaatacaaacactaatATTACCATCTATAGAAAAGGGTGAAGAAGTGCAAACAGATGTGATGATCATATACGATACACAAGCAAAAAATGTGAGCGACGAGAAAGATTGGAGAACTGAGATACACTCTTATTTAAAGAAGGGGGAATTGCCGAAGAAAAGATTAGaagcacacaaattaaaaagacgtgcgacaaattatgaattaagggatgGTGTTCTTTATAGAAGGTCATTCCTCGGACCTTCGCTCAGATATCTTACGCGAAAGGAAGGAATCGAAATTTTAAAAGCATTACACTATGGCGATGCTGGaaaccatagtggaggaagatcattCGGATACAGAGCAAAAATACAGggatattactggccatatatgcacgaagatgcaaaacaagtttcgaggagatgcgaagaatgtcaataTCATGGCAACAAGATACATGCACCTGGGGCTATGCTTAATACATCAACaaatgtgtggccctttggaaaatggggaataGATATTGTTGGACCATTTATACCAGGAATGGGACAAAAAAGGTTCCTAATTGTCGCAACATACTATTTCACTAAATGGGCAGAAGTAAAAGCAGTTCAACATATCCGCGATAAAgacatcttcacattcatttttgaaaatattatatgcAGATTTGGCATTCCTGCACAATTGATGTCTGATAATGGGAAGCAGTTGGAAGGCGAGAATATAACAATGTTGCTCAAtgcgttcaaaattcaaagtggcaAACCTACCCCTTTGTATCCTCAGagtaatggacaagtagaagcTACAAACAAAACAGTCGCAGACAACCTGAAGAAAAAGTTAGAAGGGAACAacaaaggatggtgcgaacaagtacataatgtaatatgggcttacagaactacaAGAAGAGAAGCAACCGGAACGTCGCACTTCTATCTGACATATGGAGTAGAGGCAGTGCTACCAACAGAAGTGATCATCCCTACCAGAAAGAGAGAAGCTTTGGAAAAGAATTTAAGTTCGGACTTGATCTTAACAAAGTTTGATGATTTGGAGGAAGTAAGAAAAGTCGCTTTGCAGcacatggaaaattatcaaaaaagactagctcgagaatacaacaaTTGGGTTAAAATAAGAGAATTCCAACCAGGCGAATTAGTGCTACGCGAAATTCCAGTAtatcaaaaaggaaaagatggaaaattgGAGAAAAGCTGGGATGAACCTTATATAATAGAATGAATAGTTGGAGAGGGAGCCTATGAATTAATGGATCCTGAAGGACGAAATACAGGTCGTAAATTAGATCGCCCTTGGAATAGGCAGTTCTTAAAAAGTATTATCGATAGCCACTTGCGAATCAATTCGCATGGATAAAAAGTTAATATTTAGAATATTTGTAATGCGAATATTTCGTTTGAAAGTTAAGAAATTCTATAAAAGAAAAGTAAGACCTCGATAAAGGATAcacaaaatgatatttattatcagattggctaggaatctGAATGTGGCGTGCACACTAGTTCGGTCATATGCAAGAGGAaatatagtaagacctatcgcacgtcacaaTCGGAAAGACCTAGAAGGCATGACCCAAGGGAAGGATACACCGACCCcagaacttgagttgtggagatttggggtgagaattaaacgataatgcccatccgggagagataccttaaattttcagtctaagatagaaatcttagattgagagcctaaggtgagaaagactctcccaaggagtgcagaaactcgatcagggcgccgaggtacacggttgagtcaagagtgcccggggcgtctgtAGCGTACCtttccactcttgacaagtcctgactatgatgcactcggtccgaagataccccacttagggtgcggtcttgatgccataaaccttatcggtagtgtatgcgagactgcgaaatcaactggttgcttcataaccggatgggaagagccataatattaacccggtagaggtaagcttccttgaaggggcaaccagaggggaagataaggacggcaccctccattagggagatgaattgtgtcaaaagacgtaaatatcataaggcttttactcatgggagtactaagacttgtgatatttatgcgacaaacctgaagaggaaataatacaagcgaaaaagataagacgagatcaatgggtcgatgtaCTAAAATGCAAATACctcctgcgatctcgtcgcacaaaaATGAGGCaggataagacctttacataggaaggcaaaataagacctcccAGGTAAATTAAACAAACTACTGATAAATTCGCACGATTGTTTcttccaataaaaataataagaggcaagtatgggaattaagAAAACAATGTATTATCTTCGTTGCAACAAACAAATATACGAAGACTCAAAATACAtcgaaataaagaaagaaaatcaagaatgcttaacAGCAACATCTTATTCAAAaaacttttcagactttagcaCTGAATCCAGGATTTTCAAACTTAGCACCAGCCTTATTAGCAGACTTCTCTTCTTCTTGCTGACTTTCTTCATTATCTTGATCTTTTTTATCATCGCTTAAAAAGTCAAAATCATTATCTGGCTCAGGATATTCTTCATCCGCACTCACATTGCATACGGGGAATTTTACTGCTGGAAGAGAGTTGCTTGAGAGAATTTCGTGAATAAAAGATTGGGCACTgatttaaagatttttcgtggttgtagtaataaaggttcgaactctaagatttgtgaaggtgaaggatttttagatttataaaaattatatacaaatatagacaaattggtagagaggtactgggactaatgattcggccaatcttcataacataaggcttaatgatttattctcaacaataatagctcaaaacatatatggactcttattttgccaaagtcgattctcaaaacattggttgtaaatgttaagcatggaacatcaaatcacctaagctaagcatgacccatctaatcaaataacacccaatttaatcaaatcatatttcacttaatttttaatgcaaaagtcttaaaaagaattaataaaattacccatttatgaagctcggcctcctccgtcgccccagtgttggggtttaactcatcatattaaaaatgctctcaaaatatttcattgatgctcaaaagtgttttacaatgaagagaaatacaagaaattgatgtaaaacagaactctgcgacccacagaaggcgtccagaatcaacgacagagctgaggtgctgttgtcgttgaagaactacgacccacaaaggacagtcgatgttgctgttgaagaacgactgcttctgagagtccgttcttcgtgttcttcaggcgtgttaatggcagcagcagcagcaggtaacttctctgcaactcctcctgcgcctctctgctcgcctccaaacctccccaaactctcgacaaccattctagtagacccaaagatcatatttatactcaaagacacgctgaaatccctcgccataactccaaataattcgtctttactcggcagtgaataacattattttgaatattttcttaccagatttagaatttcacacgtaaacttggatcctgcacgctctagtaaggcttatacatgcctcataagtcatccaactcctccaaaacacttccatgcacaaccaaaacacacacaacaccgtgtacaggtcgtgttcactccgtgtagctctgttttgagctcgagaatcaaatcgatatt
This is a stretch of genomic DNA from Papaver somniferum cultivar HN1 chromosome 1, ASM357369v1, whole genome shotgun sequence. It encodes these proteins:
- the LOC113358409 gene encoding uncharacterized protein LOC113358409 — protein: MGYKDAEMTPTPYNVHGFNKAVTKPKGEIVTRILLGEVETKITLCVINIESPYTMLLGRPWVHGLKALASRLHQCIRFPIPSGIGEIRGDIKAANTCNQIDVRNYEGRAKKRNDRWRKTKEQRKEEEFRIYMIRAKEGKGIPGEEPAEEGRRIKEIKEPTHMREPKANFTAAEPTKEINIVTEEEPKLLNWN